The Streptomyces sp. NBC_00306 sequence ATGGCCGCGTACTCATGGGTGGCCACCCGCAGCGGGTTGTAGGTCTCGATGTTCTTGGTGAGCCCGAAGACGGGCCGCTCGGTCTCCGGCGCGAAGGAGCCGAAGAGCCGGTCCCACACGATGAGGATGCCGCCGAAGTTGCGGTCCAGGTAGCCGCCCTGCGAGGCGTGGTGCACCCGGTGGTGCGAGGGCGTGTTCAGGACGTACTCGAAGGGCCGCGGCAGCTTGTCGATCCGCTCCGTGTGGATCCAGAACTGGTAGACCAGGCTGACGGACGAGCAGAACGCGAGCGCGGCCGGATGCACTCCGCAGGCGACGAGCGGCAGATAGAACGGCCAGACGGTCAGGCTCGTCCAGGGCTGGCGCAGGGCCGTGCTGAGGTTGAACTTCCGGCTGGAGTGGTGGACCACATGGCAGGCCCACAGGATGCGGACCACGTGGTGCCCGCGGTGGTTGAAGTAGTAGAAGAAGTCCTGGGCGAGCAGCATCAGCGGCACGCTCCACCACAGGACGGGCACGCGGGCCGGGGTGAGTTCGTACACCACCGTGTAGATCGCCAGGATCGGGATCTTCCAGAAGAAGTCGAAGGCGAGGCTCCCGAGCCCCATCCCCAGACTGGTGGCGGCGTCCTTGGACTCGTATCCGGCGGCGTCGTCGTCGGGGTGGAGGCGGTAGCTGACC is a genomic window containing:
- a CDS encoding sterol desaturase family protein, producing MPHLPDVVLWSIPAFVLLTVLEMVSYRLHPDDDAAGYESKDAATSLGMGLGSLAFDFFWKIPILAIYTVVYELTPARVPVLWWSVPLMLLAQDFFYYFNHRGHHVVRILWACHVVHHSSRKFNLSTALRQPWTSLTVWPFYLPLVACGVHPAALAFCSSVSLVYQFWIHTERIDKLPRPFEYVLNTPSHHRVHHASQGGYLDRNFGGILIVWDRLFGSFAPETERPVFGLTKNIETYNPLRVATHEYAAIARDVRAAATWRERAGRVFRGPGWQPAGRGTAAAAPAPAPAPAPEKVA